A window of Enterobacter ludwigii genomic DNA:
CGCCGGCCAGATCGGCCATCGGCACGCGATCGCGGTTCGCCCACGGGTGATCTTGATAGATCGCCAGCATCATCGGCTCATCAAACAGCGGCACCTCAATAAAGGCTTCGCTCTCTTTGACCAGCGCCAGAATGGCACAGTCGAGCTTACCGCTATCTAACTGCGCCAGCAGCTGATGGGTCTGCGCTTCATGCAGGTACATTTCAAGTTTCGGGAACGTCTGGTGCAGCATCGGAATGATGTGCGGTAACAGGTACGGGCCAACGGTTGGGATCAGGCCAATATGCAGTGGGCCTGACATCGTTTCCCCCTGCTGGCTTGCCATTTCCTTGAGCACTTTGACCTCGCGCAGCACGGTACGCGCCTGATCAACCAGCAAAAGACCTGCCTGGGTGAACAGTACCTTACGACTGGTGCGCTCCAGCAGCATCACACCAAGCTCATCCTCCAGCTTGCGGATCTGGCCGCTCAGCGTAGGCTGGCTGACGTGGCAGGAATCTGCCGCGCGGCGAAAATGACGGTGCTCGGCTAACGCTACCAGGTATTCAAGATCACGAATATTCATTATTCATCCTCCGTCGCCACGATAGTTCATGGCGATAGATAGCATAGCAACGAACGATTATCCCTATCAAGCATTCTGTTGAATAATACACCACATAGACGAGGCGGCACGTGTTTGACCCAAAACGACCCCGCTCCGTCAGCGAGTTTCTCTCAAAACTCGAACAACTAAAGCCAACGTGAACTTTTGCGGACCCCGTGGTCCGCTTTTTTTTTGTGTAA
This region includes:
- the oxyR gene encoding DNA-binding transcriptional regulator OxyR, with the translated sequence MNIRDLEYLVALAEHRHFRRAADSCHVSQPTLSGQIRKLEDELGVMLLERTSRKVLFTQAGLLLVDQARTVLREVKVLKEMASQQGETMSGPLHIGLIPTVGPYLLPHIIPMLHQTFPKLEMYLHEAQTHQLLAQLDSGKLDCAILALVKESEAFIEVPLFDEPMMLAIYQDHPWANRDRVPMADLAGEKLLMLEDGHCLRDQAMGFCFEAGADEDTHFRATSLETLRNMVAAGSGITLLPALAVPRERTRDGVVYLPCIKPEPRRTIGLVYRPGSPLRSRYEQLAEAIRSSMDGHFDSALKQAVQTV